In Phocoena phocoena chromosome 19, mPhoPho1.1, whole genome shotgun sequence, a genomic segment contains:
- the ACADVL gene encoding very long-chain specific acyl-CoA dehydrogenase, mitochondrial isoform X2, with amino-acid sequence MQAARIAPSMGRQLLSSRSSALLGQPRPGLAWRPYASGAAQKSDSLSSEASTREKRAKPESKSFAVGMFKGQLTTDQVFPYPSVLNEDQTQFLKELVGPVSRFFEEVNDPAKNDMLEQVEETTMQGLKELGAFGLQVPSELGGVGLCNTQYARLVEIVGMHDLGLAIVLGAHQSIGFKGILLFGTKAQKEKYLPKLASGETIAAFCLTEPSSGSDAASIRTSAVPSPCGRYYTLSGSKIWISNGGLADIFTVFAKTPVKDTATGAMKEKITAFVVERSFGGVTNGPPEKKMGIKASNTAEVHFDGVQVPSENVLGEVGGGFKVAMHILNNGRFGMAAAMAGTMKGIIAKAVDHAANRTQFGEKIHNFGMIQEKLARMAMLQYVTESMAYMVSANMDQGSTDFQIEAAISKIFGSEAAWKVTDDCIQIMGGMGFMKEPGVERVLRDLRIFRIFEGTNDILRLFVALQGCMDKGKELSGLGNALKNPFGNASLLLGEASKQLRRRAGLGSGLSLSGTIHQELSRSGELAVQALEQFAAVVETKLIKHKKEIVNEQFLLQRLADSAIDLYAMVVVLSRASRALSEGHPTAQHEKMLCDSWCTEAAARIRENMAALQSDPQQQELFRNFKSISKALVERGGVVTSNPLGF; translated from the exons ATGCAGGCGGCGAGGATAGCGCCGAGCATGGGGCGGCAGCTACTAAG CTCGCGGTCCAGTGCGCTCCTTGGGCAGCCCCGGCCCGGCCTCGCCTGGCGACCTTATGCCAGTGGGGCCGCCCAG AAGTCCGATTCTCTCTCTTCTGAGGCTTCGACCAGGGAAAAACGGGCCAAGCCG GAATCTAAGTCCTTTGCTGTGGGGATGTTCAAAGGCCAGCTCACCACTGATCAGGTGTTCCCATACCCCTCTG TGCTCAACGAGGACCAGACACAGTTTCTTAAAGAGCTGGTGGGGCCTGTGTCCCGATTCTTTGAG GAGGTGAACGATCCTGCCAAGAATGACATGCTGGAGCAAGTGGAGGAGACCACTATGCAGGGTCTCAAGGAGCTGGGGGCCTTTGGTCTGCAAGTGCCCAGCGAACTGGGTGGTGTGGGTCTCTGCAACACCCAG TATGCCCGCTTGGTGGAGATCGTGGGCATGCATGACCTCGGCCTGGCCATCGTCCTGGGGGCCCATCAGAGCATCGGTTTCAAAGGCATCCTGCTCTTCGGCACAAAggcccagaaagaaaaatacctccCCAAACTGGCATCTG GGGAGACTATTGCCGCTTTCTGTCTAACTGAGCCCTCAAGTGGATCAGATGCAGCCTCTATCCGAACCTCAGCTGTGCCTAGCCCCTGTGGAAGATACTACACCCTCAGTGGAAGCAAGATTTGGATCAG TAATGGAGGCCTAGCGGATATCTTCACGGTCTTTGCCAAGACACCAGTTAAAGACACAGCCACGGGGGCCATGAAGGAGAAGATAACAGCTTTTGTGGTGGAGAGGAGCTTTGGAGGTGTCACCAA CGGGCCCCCTGAGAAGAAGATGGGCATCAAGGCCTCAAACACGGCAGAGGTGCACTTTGATGGAGTACAGGTGCCGTCAGAGAACGTACTGGGTGAGGTGGGGGGCGGCTTCAAGGTCGCCATGCACATTCTCAACAACGGAAGGTTTGGCATGGCCGCAGCCATGGCAGGCACCATGAAGGGCATCATTGCTAAGGCG GTGGATCACGCTGCTAATCGTACccagtttggggaaaaaattcaCAACTTTGGGATGATCCAGGAGAAGCTGGCCCGGATGGCTATGCTGCAATATGTCACTGAG TCCATGGCGTACATGGTGAGTGCCAACATGGACCAGGGATCCACAGACTTCCAGATAGAGGCTGCCATCAGCAAGATCTTTGGCTCG GAGGCAGCCTGGAAGGTGACAGATGACTGCATCCAAATCATGGGGGGCATGGGCTTCATGAAG GAGCCTGGGGTAGAGCGTGTGCTCCGAGATCTTCGCATCTTCCGGATCTTTGAAGGGACGAATGACATTCTCCGGCTGTTCGTGGCTCTGCAGGGCTGTATg gaCAAAGGAAAGGAACTCTCGGGGCTTGGCAATGCTCTAAAGAATCCTTTTGGGAATGCTAGCCTCCTGCTGGGAGAGGCAAGCAAACAGCTGAGGCG gcgggcagggctgggcagtggCCTGAGTCTCAGCGGCACCATCCACCAGGAACTGAGTCGGAGCGGTGAGCTG gcagtgcaggctctggagcagTTTGCTGCAGTGGTGGAGACCAAGCTGATAAAACACAAGAAGGAGATTGTCA ACGAACAGTTTCTGCTGCAGCGTCTGGCAGACAGTGCCATTGACCTCTATGCCATGGTGGTGGTTCTGTCCAG GGCCTCAAGGGCCCTGAGTGAGGGCCACCCCACAGCCCAGCATGAGAAAATGCTCTGTGACAGCTGGTGTACTGAG gctgccgCCCGGATTCGGGAGAACATGGCTGCTCTGCAGTCTGACCCCCAGCAGCAGGAACTCTTCCGTAACTTCAAAAGCATCTCCAAGGCCTTGGTGGAGCGGGGGGGCGTGGTCACCAGCAACCCCCTTGGCTTCTGA
- the ACADVL gene encoding very long-chain specific acyl-CoA dehydrogenase, mitochondrial isoform X1 translates to MQAARIAPSMGRQLLRLGSGSSRSSALLGQPRPGLAWRPYASGAAQAAVEKSDSLSSEASTREKRAKPESKSFAVGMFKGQLTTDQVFPYPSVLNEDQTQFLKELVGPVSRFFEEVNDPAKNDMLEQVEETTMQGLKELGAFGLQVPSELGGVGLCNTQYARLVEIVGMHDLGLAIVLGAHQSIGFKGILLFGTKAQKEKYLPKLASGETIAAFCLTEPSSGSDAASIRTSAVPSPCGRYYTLSGSKIWISNGGLADIFTVFAKTPVKDTATGAMKEKITAFVVERSFGGVTNGPPEKKMGIKASNTAEVHFDGVQVPSENVLGEVGGGFKVAMHILNNGRFGMAAAMAGTMKGIIAKAVDHAANRTQFGEKIHNFGMIQEKLARMAMLQYVTESMAYMVSANMDQGSTDFQIEAAISKIFGSEAAWKVTDDCIQIMGGMGFMKEPGVERVLRDLRIFRIFEGTNDILRLFVALQGCMDKGKELSGLGNALKNPFGNASLLLGEASKQLRRRAGLGSGLSLSGTIHQELSRSGELAVQALEQFAAVVETKLIKHKKEIVNEQFLLQRLADSAIDLYAMVVVLSRASRALSEGHPTAQHEKMLCDSWCTEAAARIRENMAALQSDPQQQELFRNFKSISKALVERGGVVTSNPLGF, encoded by the exons ATGCAGGCGGCGAGGATAGCGCCGAGCATGGGGCGGCAGCTACTAAGGTTGGGGAGCGGGAG CTCGCGGTCCAGTGCGCTCCTTGGGCAGCCCCGGCCCGGCCTCGCCTGGCGACCTTATGCCAGTGGGGCCGCCCAG GCGGCTGTGGAGAAGTCCGATTCTCTCTCTTCTGAGGCTTCGACCAGGGAAAAACGGGCCAAGCCG GAATCTAAGTCCTTTGCTGTGGGGATGTTCAAAGGCCAGCTCACCACTGATCAGGTGTTCCCATACCCCTCTG TGCTCAACGAGGACCAGACACAGTTTCTTAAAGAGCTGGTGGGGCCTGTGTCCCGATTCTTTGAG GAGGTGAACGATCCTGCCAAGAATGACATGCTGGAGCAAGTGGAGGAGACCACTATGCAGGGTCTCAAGGAGCTGGGGGCCTTTGGTCTGCAAGTGCCCAGCGAACTGGGTGGTGTGGGTCTCTGCAACACCCAG TATGCCCGCTTGGTGGAGATCGTGGGCATGCATGACCTCGGCCTGGCCATCGTCCTGGGGGCCCATCAGAGCATCGGTTTCAAAGGCATCCTGCTCTTCGGCACAAAggcccagaaagaaaaatacctccCCAAACTGGCATCTG GGGAGACTATTGCCGCTTTCTGTCTAACTGAGCCCTCAAGTGGATCAGATGCAGCCTCTATCCGAACCTCAGCTGTGCCTAGCCCCTGTGGAAGATACTACACCCTCAGTGGAAGCAAGATTTGGATCAG TAATGGAGGCCTAGCGGATATCTTCACGGTCTTTGCCAAGACACCAGTTAAAGACACAGCCACGGGGGCCATGAAGGAGAAGATAACAGCTTTTGTGGTGGAGAGGAGCTTTGGAGGTGTCACCAA CGGGCCCCCTGAGAAGAAGATGGGCATCAAGGCCTCAAACACGGCAGAGGTGCACTTTGATGGAGTACAGGTGCCGTCAGAGAACGTACTGGGTGAGGTGGGGGGCGGCTTCAAGGTCGCCATGCACATTCTCAACAACGGAAGGTTTGGCATGGCCGCAGCCATGGCAGGCACCATGAAGGGCATCATTGCTAAGGCG GTGGATCACGCTGCTAATCGTACccagtttggggaaaaaattcaCAACTTTGGGATGATCCAGGAGAAGCTGGCCCGGATGGCTATGCTGCAATATGTCACTGAG TCCATGGCGTACATGGTGAGTGCCAACATGGACCAGGGATCCACAGACTTCCAGATAGAGGCTGCCATCAGCAAGATCTTTGGCTCG GAGGCAGCCTGGAAGGTGACAGATGACTGCATCCAAATCATGGGGGGCATGGGCTTCATGAAG GAGCCTGGGGTAGAGCGTGTGCTCCGAGATCTTCGCATCTTCCGGATCTTTGAAGGGACGAATGACATTCTCCGGCTGTTCGTGGCTCTGCAGGGCTGTATg gaCAAAGGAAAGGAACTCTCGGGGCTTGGCAATGCTCTAAAGAATCCTTTTGGGAATGCTAGCCTCCTGCTGGGAGAGGCAAGCAAACAGCTGAGGCG gcgggcagggctgggcagtggCCTGAGTCTCAGCGGCACCATCCACCAGGAACTGAGTCGGAGCGGTGAGCTG gcagtgcaggctctggagcagTTTGCTGCAGTGGTGGAGACCAAGCTGATAAAACACAAGAAGGAGATTGTCA ACGAACAGTTTCTGCTGCAGCGTCTGGCAGACAGTGCCATTGACCTCTATGCCATGGTGGTGGTTCTGTCCAG GGCCTCAAGGGCCCTGAGTGAGGGCCACCCCACAGCCCAGCATGAGAAAATGCTCTGTGACAGCTGGTGTACTGAG gctgccgCCCGGATTCGGGAGAACATGGCTGCTCTGCAGTCTGACCCCCAGCAGCAGGAACTCTTCCGTAACTTCAAAAGCATCTCCAAGGCCTTGGTGGAGCGGGGGGGCGTGGTCACCAGCAACCCCCTTGGCTTCTGA
- the ACADVL gene encoding very long-chain specific acyl-CoA dehydrogenase, mitochondrial isoform X3 has translation MQAARIAPSMGRQLLRLGSGSSRSSALLGQPRPGLAWRPYASGAAQESKSFAVGMFKGQLTTDQVFPYPSVLNEDQTQFLKELVGPVSRFFEEVNDPAKNDMLEQVEETTMQGLKELGAFGLQVPSELGGVGLCNTQYARLVEIVGMHDLGLAIVLGAHQSIGFKGILLFGTKAQKEKYLPKLASGETIAAFCLTEPSSGSDAASIRTSAVPSPCGRYYTLSGSKIWISNGGLADIFTVFAKTPVKDTATGAMKEKITAFVVERSFGGVTNGPPEKKMGIKASNTAEVHFDGVQVPSENVLGEVGGGFKVAMHILNNGRFGMAAAMAGTMKGIIAKAVDHAANRTQFGEKIHNFGMIQEKLARMAMLQYVTESMAYMVSANMDQGSTDFQIEAAISKIFGSEAAWKVTDDCIQIMGGMGFMKEPGVERVLRDLRIFRIFEGTNDILRLFVALQGCMDKGKELSGLGNALKNPFGNASLLLGEASKQLRRRAGLGSGLSLSGTIHQELSRSGELAVQALEQFAAVVETKLIKHKKEIVNEQFLLQRLADSAIDLYAMVVVLSRASRALSEGHPTAQHEKMLCDSWCTEAAARIRENMAALQSDPQQQELFRNFKSISKALVERGGVVTSNPLGF, from the exons ATGCAGGCGGCGAGGATAGCGCCGAGCATGGGGCGGCAGCTACTAAGGTTGGGGAGCGGGAG CTCGCGGTCCAGTGCGCTCCTTGGGCAGCCCCGGCCCGGCCTCGCCTGGCGACCTTATGCCAGTGGGGCCGCCCAG GAATCTAAGTCCTTTGCTGTGGGGATGTTCAAAGGCCAGCTCACCACTGATCAGGTGTTCCCATACCCCTCTG TGCTCAACGAGGACCAGACACAGTTTCTTAAAGAGCTGGTGGGGCCTGTGTCCCGATTCTTTGAG GAGGTGAACGATCCTGCCAAGAATGACATGCTGGAGCAAGTGGAGGAGACCACTATGCAGGGTCTCAAGGAGCTGGGGGCCTTTGGTCTGCAAGTGCCCAGCGAACTGGGTGGTGTGGGTCTCTGCAACACCCAG TATGCCCGCTTGGTGGAGATCGTGGGCATGCATGACCTCGGCCTGGCCATCGTCCTGGGGGCCCATCAGAGCATCGGTTTCAAAGGCATCCTGCTCTTCGGCACAAAggcccagaaagaaaaatacctccCCAAACTGGCATCTG GGGAGACTATTGCCGCTTTCTGTCTAACTGAGCCCTCAAGTGGATCAGATGCAGCCTCTATCCGAACCTCAGCTGTGCCTAGCCCCTGTGGAAGATACTACACCCTCAGTGGAAGCAAGATTTGGATCAG TAATGGAGGCCTAGCGGATATCTTCACGGTCTTTGCCAAGACACCAGTTAAAGACACAGCCACGGGGGCCATGAAGGAGAAGATAACAGCTTTTGTGGTGGAGAGGAGCTTTGGAGGTGTCACCAA CGGGCCCCCTGAGAAGAAGATGGGCATCAAGGCCTCAAACACGGCAGAGGTGCACTTTGATGGAGTACAGGTGCCGTCAGAGAACGTACTGGGTGAGGTGGGGGGCGGCTTCAAGGTCGCCATGCACATTCTCAACAACGGAAGGTTTGGCATGGCCGCAGCCATGGCAGGCACCATGAAGGGCATCATTGCTAAGGCG GTGGATCACGCTGCTAATCGTACccagtttggggaaaaaattcaCAACTTTGGGATGATCCAGGAGAAGCTGGCCCGGATGGCTATGCTGCAATATGTCACTGAG TCCATGGCGTACATGGTGAGTGCCAACATGGACCAGGGATCCACAGACTTCCAGATAGAGGCTGCCATCAGCAAGATCTTTGGCTCG GAGGCAGCCTGGAAGGTGACAGATGACTGCATCCAAATCATGGGGGGCATGGGCTTCATGAAG GAGCCTGGGGTAGAGCGTGTGCTCCGAGATCTTCGCATCTTCCGGATCTTTGAAGGGACGAATGACATTCTCCGGCTGTTCGTGGCTCTGCAGGGCTGTATg gaCAAAGGAAAGGAACTCTCGGGGCTTGGCAATGCTCTAAAGAATCCTTTTGGGAATGCTAGCCTCCTGCTGGGAGAGGCAAGCAAACAGCTGAGGCG gcgggcagggctgggcagtggCCTGAGTCTCAGCGGCACCATCCACCAGGAACTGAGTCGGAGCGGTGAGCTG gcagtgcaggctctggagcagTTTGCTGCAGTGGTGGAGACCAAGCTGATAAAACACAAGAAGGAGATTGTCA ACGAACAGTTTCTGCTGCAGCGTCTGGCAGACAGTGCCATTGACCTCTATGCCATGGTGGTGGTTCTGTCCAG GGCCTCAAGGGCCCTGAGTGAGGGCCACCCCACAGCCCAGCATGAGAAAATGCTCTGTGACAGCTGGTGTACTGAG gctgccgCCCGGATTCGGGAGAACATGGCTGCTCTGCAGTCTGACCCCCAGCAGCAGGAACTCTTCCGTAACTTCAAAAGCATCTCCAAGGCCTTGGTGGAGCGGGGGGGCGTGGTCACCAGCAACCCCCTTGGCTTCTGA
- the ACADVL gene encoding very long-chain specific acyl-CoA dehydrogenase, mitochondrial isoform X4, with protein MFKGQLTTDQVFPYPSVLNEDQTQFLKELVGPVSRFFEEVNDPAKNDMLEQVEETTMQGLKELGAFGLQVPSELGGVGLCNTQYARLVEIVGMHDLGLAIVLGAHQSIGFKGILLFGTKAQKEKYLPKLASGETIAAFCLTEPSSGSDAASIRTSAVPSPCGRYYTLSGSKIWISNGGLADIFTVFAKTPVKDTATGAMKEKITAFVVERSFGGVTNGPPEKKMGIKASNTAEVHFDGVQVPSENVLGEVGGGFKVAMHILNNGRFGMAAAMAGTMKGIIAKAVDHAANRTQFGEKIHNFGMIQEKLARMAMLQYVTESMAYMVSANMDQGSTDFQIEAAISKIFGSEAAWKVTDDCIQIMGGMGFMKEPGVERVLRDLRIFRIFEGTNDILRLFVALQGCMDKGKELSGLGNALKNPFGNASLLLGEASKQLRRRAGLGSGLSLSGTIHQELSRSGELAVQALEQFAAVVETKLIKHKKEIVNEQFLLQRLADSAIDLYAMVVVLSRASRALSEGHPTAQHEKMLCDSWCTEAAARIRENMAALQSDPQQQELFRNFKSISKALVERGGVVTSNPLGF; from the exons ATGTTCAAAGGCCAGCTCACCACTGATCAGGTGTTCCCATACCCCTCTG TGCTCAACGAGGACCAGACACAGTTTCTTAAAGAGCTGGTGGGGCCTGTGTCCCGATTCTTTGAG GAGGTGAACGATCCTGCCAAGAATGACATGCTGGAGCAAGTGGAGGAGACCACTATGCAGGGTCTCAAGGAGCTGGGGGCCTTTGGTCTGCAAGTGCCCAGCGAACTGGGTGGTGTGGGTCTCTGCAACACCCAG TATGCCCGCTTGGTGGAGATCGTGGGCATGCATGACCTCGGCCTGGCCATCGTCCTGGGGGCCCATCAGAGCATCGGTTTCAAAGGCATCCTGCTCTTCGGCACAAAggcccagaaagaaaaatacctccCCAAACTGGCATCTG GGGAGACTATTGCCGCTTTCTGTCTAACTGAGCCCTCAAGTGGATCAGATGCAGCCTCTATCCGAACCTCAGCTGTGCCTAGCCCCTGTGGAAGATACTACACCCTCAGTGGAAGCAAGATTTGGATCAG TAATGGAGGCCTAGCGGATATCTTCACGGTCTTTGCCAAGACACCAGTTAAAGACACAGCCACGGGGGCCATGAAGGAGAAGATAACAGCTTTTGTGGTGGAGAGGAGCTTTGGAGGTGTCACCAA CGGGCCCCCTGAGAAGAAGATGGGCATCAAGGCCTCAAACACGGCAGAGGTGCACTTTGATGGAGTACAGGTGCCGTCAGAGAACGTACTGGGTGAGGTGGGGGGCGGCTTCAAGGTCGCCATGCACATTCTCAACAACGGAAGGTTTGGCATGGCCGCAGCCATGGCAGGCACCATGAAGGGCATCATTGCTAAGGCG GTGGATCACGCTGCTAATCGTACccagtttggggaaaaaattcaCAACTTTGGGATGATCCAGGAGAAGCTGGCCCGGATGGCTATGCTGCAATATGTCACTGAG TCCATGGCGTACATGGTGAGTGCCAACATGGACCAGGGATCCACAGACTTCCAGATAGAGGCTGCCATCAGCAAGATCTTTGGCTCG GAGGCAGCCTGGAAGGTGACAGATGACTGCATCCAAATCATGGGGGGCATGGGCTTCATGAAG GAGCCTGGGGTAGAGCGTGTGCTCCGAGATCTTCGCATCTTCCGGATCTTTGAAGGGACGAATGACATTCTCCGGCTGTTCGTGGCTCTGCAGGGCTGTATg gaCAAAGGAAAGGAACTCTCGGGGCTTGGCAATGCTCTAAAGAATCCTTTTGGGAATGCTAGCCTCCTGCTGGGAGAGGCAAGCAAACAGCTGAGGCG gcgggcagggctgggcagtggCCTGAGTCTCAGCGGCACCATCCACCAGGAACTGAGTCGGAGCGGTGAGCTG gcagtgcaggctctggagcagTTTGCTGCAGTGGTGGAGACCAAGCTGATAAAACACAAGAAGGAGATTGTCA ACGAACAGTTTCTGCTGCAGCGTCTGGCAGACAGTGCCATTGACCTCTATGCCATGGTGGTGGTTCTGTCCAG GGCCTCAAGGGCCCTGAGTGAGGGCCACCCCACAGCCCAGCATGAGAAAATGCTCTGTGACAGCTGGTGTACTGAG gctgccgCCCGGATTCGGGAGAACATGGCTGCTCTGCAGTCTGACCCCCAGCAGCAGGAACTCTTCCGTAACTTCAAAAGCATCTCCAAGGCCTTGGTGGAGCGGGGGGGCGTGGTCACCAGCAACCCCCTTGGCTTCTGA
- the DVL2 gene encoding segment polarity protein dishevelled homolog DVL-2, giving the protein MAGSGAGGGGVGETKVIYHLDEEETPYLVKIPVPAERITLGDFKSVLQRPAGAKYFFKSMDQDFGVVKEEISDDNARLPCFNGRVVSWLVSSENPQPEMAPPAHEPRTDPVPPPPPVPPLPPERTSGIGDSRPPSFHPNVSSSRENLEPETETESVVSLRRERPRRRDSSERGAGGHRPSGPSRLERHLAGYESSSTLMTSELESTSLGDSDEEDTMSRFSSSTEQSSASRLLKRHRRRRKQRPPRLERASSFSSVTDSTMSLNIITVTLNMEKYNFLGISIVGQSNERGDGGIYIGSIMKGGAVAADGRIEPGDMLLQVNDMNFENMSNDDAVRVLRDIVHKPGPIVLTVAKCWDPSPQAYFTLPRNEPIQPIDPAAWVSHSAALTGTFPAYPGSSSMSTITSGSSLPDGCEGRGLSIHTDMASVTKAMAAPESGLEVRDRMWLKITIPNAFLGSDVVDWLYHHVEGFPERREARKYASGLLKAGLIRHTVNKITFSEQCYYVFGDLSGGCESYLVNLSLNDDGSSGASDQDTLAPLPGATPWPLLPTFSYQYPAPHPYSPQPPPYHELSSYTYGGGSASSQHSEGSRSSGSTRSDGGVGRTGRPEERAPESKSGSGSESEPSSRGGSLRRGGEPGGTGDGGPPPSRGSSGGAPNLRAHPGLHPYGPPPGMALPYNPMMVVMMPPPPPPVPPAVQPPGAPPVRDLGSVPPELTASRQSFHMAMGNPSEFFVDVM; this is encoded by the exons ATGGCGGGCAGCGGCGCTGGGGGCGGTGGTGTCGGGGAGACGAAGGTGATTTACCACCTGGATGAAGAAGAGACTCCCTACCTGGTGAAGATCCCCGTCCCCGCCGAGCGCATCACCCTCGGCGATTTCAAGAGCGTCTTGCAGCGGCCCGCGGGCGCTAAGTACTTTTTCAAGTCTATGGATCAGGATTTCGG GGTGGTGAAGGAAGAGATTTCAGATGACAATGCTCGCCTTCCCTGCTTCAACGGAAGGGTGGTATCCTGG TTAGTGTCATCAGAAAACCCCCAACCTGAGATGGCCCCCCCAGCCCACGAGCCTCGGACAGACCCGGTGCCTCCACCGCCACCTGTACCCCCTCTGCCACCGGAGAGGACCAGTGGCATTGGAGACTCCAGGCCTCCATCCTTCCA CCCTAACGTGTCTAGCAGCCGGGAAAATCTGGAGCCcgagacagaaacagagtcagTGGTGTCTCTGAGGCGGGAGCGACCTCGCAGGCGAGACAGCAGTGAGCGCGGCG CGGGGGGCCACCGTCCCAGCGGCCCCTCGAGGCTGGAGCGCCACCTGGCAGGGTACGAGAGctcctccaccctcatgaccagTGAGCTGGAGAGCACCAGCCTGGGGGACTCGGATGAGGAGGACACCATGAGCAG GTTCAGCAGCTCCACGGAGCAGAGCAGCGCCTCCCGCCTCCTCAAGCGCCACCGGCGGCGGAGGAAACAGCGGCCACCCCGCCTGGAGAGG GCCTCATCCTTCAGCAGCGTCACCGATTCCACCATGTCTCTCAACATCATCACAGTCACGCTCAACATGG AGAAGTACAACTTCCTGGGCATCTCCATCGTGGGTCAGAGCAACGAGCGGGGAGATGGAGGCATCTACATCGGCTCCATCATGAAGGGTGGGGCTGTGGCGGCTGATGGGCGCATTGAGCCCGGGGACATGCTTTTGCAG GTGAACGACATGAACTTTGAGAACATGAGCAACGATGATGCGGTGCGGGTGCTGAGGGACATCGTGCACAAGCCGGG CCCCATCGTGCTGACTGTAGCCAAGTGCTGGGATCCCTCTCCCCAGGCCTATTTCACTCTCCCCCGAA ATGAGCCCATCCAGCCGATTGACCCTGCTGCCTGGGTCTCACACTCTGCCGCGCTGACTGGCACCTTCCCAGCCTATCCAGGCTCTTCGTCCATGAGCACCATCACCTCTGGGTCCTCTCTTCCGGATG GCTGTGAGGGCCGGGGCCTCTCCATCCATACCGACATGGCATCTGTGACCAAGGCCATGGCAGCTCCAGAGTCTGGACTGGAAGTTCGGGACCGCATGTGGCTCAAGATCACCATCCCTAACGCCTTTCTGG GCTCGGACGTGGTTGACTGGCTCTACCATCACGTGGAGGGCTTTCCTGAGCGGCGGGAGGCCCGAAAGTATGCCAGCGGGCTGCTCAAGGCAGGCCTTATCCGGCACACTGTGAACAAGATCACCTTCTCTGAGCAGTGCTATTATGTCTTTGGAGACCTCAGTGGCGGCTGTGAGAGTT ACCTAGTCAACCTGTCTCTGAATGACGATGGCTCCAGTGGCGCTTCGGACCAGGACACCTTGGCTCCTTTGCCCGGGGCCACGCCCTGGCCCCTGCTGCCCACCTTCTCCTACCAGTACCCAGCCCCGCATCCATACagtccccagcccccaccctacCACGAGCTCTCGTCCTACACCTACGGCGGAGGCAGTGCCAGCAGCCAGCACAGTGAGG gGAGCCGGAGCAGTGGGTCGACACGAAGCGATGGGGGGGTGGGGCGcacagggaggcctgaggagcgGGCCCCTGAGTCCAAGTCTGGCAGCGGCAGTGAGTCTGAGCCTTCCAGCCGGGGCGGCAGCCTTCGGCGGGGCGGGGAACCTGGTGGGACTGGTGATGGGGGCCCTCCCCCATCCAGGGGCTCATCAGGAGGTGCTCCTAATCTCCGAGCCCACCCAGGGCTCCATCCCTATGGCCCACCTCCTGGCATGGCCCTCCCGTATAACCCCATGATGGTGGTCATgatgccccctcccccaccccctgtcccTCCTGCAGTGCAGCCTCCGGGGGCCCCTCCAGTCAGAGACCTGGGCTCCGTGCCCCCAGAGCTGACGGCCAGCCGCCAAAGCTTCCACATGGCCATGGGCAACCCCAGTGAGTTCTTTGTGGATGTTATGTAG